The DNA segment TTCCCCCTCCTTCTTCATTTCCTTTCAGTCATGTCAATTCAGCTGGAAAGCCAACCATAAATGAATTTTTAGAACTTTTAGTATGTGGGACACGTTATCTCATTACTGaggaaatacacattttatttacaggAATAGCTAACTCATAAATGATgcttctgtcattatttacacgccccaTTTTTGTccatatctgttgcatttaattTTCTGTGGCGCACAACTCATTATTAATCTTTGTGCCGCTCTACTCAACAGTCTGTCAACAttgagaaaatgacaaaaacccCCGCTATTAATGAGTCTACACAAATTGTATGCTCTTCCGCAGCTATAATTTTCCACTCCACTGTAGCTGTGAATAGGGTAGCAGGTGTAAGACTTGATCAGTGATGTCACGAGACAGGCAAGACCCAATGATGTGATGATGCTGATGTCACTGACATCCAACTTGACGTGATGCATCAAAAAACATTGCAGTCATTGGTCCCTCAGTTATATGTCCagttcatttattaaataaaaaaaaacccaaaataaatTGCAATGTAAAGATGTATTTAAAttcggatagttcaccccccaataAAACCCccacctgtatggctttctttcatctgcaaaacgcaaaagaaaatattttgaagaatgttaataaGCAAAAACCATGGTTCCCATTTACTTTATGGACTCCAAactgcaagtcaatggggacctaCGGTTTTCTgttgcactggttaactggccaagcatagcaaagaggagatacaaacatgcaaggtatgtggatttttttaccttaaatcgtgtatacgcattgcattacatctaaaacaaacgataatattcgttttagccgtgtcatatgacccctttaaataaaaaaaccgGCGTGCATTCATCAGACTGTGAttttaactgcagttgcggcattacgccacagcaaaggcgctgtttcgttatcagcaccaGTGAGTGAGGCGCTGAAGAGTCGCAGTACAAGGAGTTGtatttcacggctgttcaggtgaacattgtttcttttgcatccaagtacgttcaatttttttgaaaagtttcctTAAATTAACctgctgtacatcattgtaatgtattaaactgtgcagttggctcgttgaatcagcgttatactgtacacagcgagtttgcCGGTATGAACGCAATtgtgatcagaacgactcgtaaactaatgactcatttgaaccgatttgTTTGAACAGTTGAAACtattcagtcactagcgaatataagagaaaagtgaatcatttaaagctcagtgaaccacaagagaacgcaggatgtgaatgagctttgcttaTTTAGTAAAACTGATGagttcagttggctattgtgggctgaaatgttagttgaaatgataaaaagcttATTTGATTTTAAGCAACTTTTCTGTTGGTTGGATAAATTTTAGGtttgatttaacttaataaTAAGTCACTTTCATCAAATTTTTAGAGCCTGAAGTGTTTGGTTAatccatttaaagggacagtaggcctacacatgtataagatcaggatggcaccacctgcacctcattttgagccaggaaaaaccctgcttaAATATCCCTGAACAGCAAACAATCTgccatttgtttgtttacaacagCAATAAAAATTGTTAAGATTGTTGAGATTAATATTTAGAATTATCAACAGTGTCCTCTTGAAACCATTATTGTTGAACTCTGAAACGTACGAATGAGGTTCGAAAACCACAATTACTTGAGCAATGGAGAGAGAGGATATGGCTGTTTAAGAGGTAATATCTGTGACAGTGTATTGAACTAAACTCAGCTCAGTGAGGGAGTGACTGAGAAAGTAAAAAGATACAGAGGCCTGCGTAACATGGTCACCACGCTGAATGGGCTGAGGTCAGGCCACCACTTTGGTTCAAACAAAGGCAGCCATCAAGTAGTCGCATTACTGACAATCACATACCATAACCTGGGATCAAATGGCCCCATTGTGGAGCTAATATAAAAACCATGTTGTACAATGACAAGCAGTGAAAGCTTACATGAGATGGGGTCCTCTGTCAATTACAAGAGGCTCGCCATAAAAAGAGAAGAGGAGgatgaagaaaaaacatcaaGGCAATTGAATGTGTCATAGAGTGAGGGTGGACAAGCTGAGTGATTGGAGGACAGGCCGAgtgaagaaaagaagaaaattgCATTCCACAAGCAACTGAGCATGTCTTCAGAGAAATAAAAGTCTTGAAAAAGAAGCCTGAATTCTGGGTCTGGACTTTGAAATGCTCCCTTTATTGTTATTTAGTTACAATTGACCTTATAAGTTATTATTTATCAACTGAACAAAGCTATgagataaaaatgtatttaaggtTATCTTTTATAAAGCGCTGTATTATAAAAAGATTAATAATAATCAATGCATgttaataaatatgtttattttatcacaGCACATTCACAGTGGTGTAAAATGGCATTACAGAGCCACTTTATTtgatatgaatacatttttccaTTTGGTTGATTGACACAACTGGTAGTTGCACAAGTCTGTTCCAAAAATCTGTAGACAGCGGTTTcaatgaattataaaaaaaggcTAAAAAAACACTAATACAAACTTATTTTGGACACTGAGATCCAAGGAGGATCttattaaaaaacatggtttGGGTCAACATTGGTTTATATTGTTACAGTAAAATTAAAGTACTCATACTGCAAAACAGGTTTTTAATCATACCACACATCCATATAaactaataaatgtaatataaatatttcatttgagCATTTTTGGTCATTTAATTGAATCTTGATAATCATAAAAAATGATGCTACATTTATCACACAGGTTCACGTTGTCTTCTCACAGACAGCATTAACAAAACCATTATCATCATCAAAATCAACAGAAACTCTAGTTACATCCTTCAATCCTACATTAAATCAACCACAGTAAATGGGATCAATGCCAACTGACCCTTTTATGTTGTAGCCGCGTATATCAATCTAAACAGCGCGCTGCGTGGATCATCACGTGACTCTGTTTGTGATGGCTTCCTGCGCTTCTAGTGTCTAGGTCTACACgctttgacagaaacatgggaTTTTGCATATTCCTGCGTAAAACCGACGAATGTCTTCGTAACAAAAACCTTCATATTAGTCGAGTTGATAAAGAAAAGAGAGCAGGCGCCCGTCTGGAGGAAAATCCGCGATGTTTCTGTTTAGTTTACCCGAGGATGTGCTCTTGCTCGTGCTGTCTTATCTGGATAACAGATCACTTTGCCGTCTCTCTCAAGCGTGCAGGAGAAGCTACCAGTTCATCTCCAGAGACGCGGTGTGGAGGAGAATAGCTAAAGGCATTATTAATACCGGACTGACACGACAAGGAATAGACTTGTAAGGATTTTAAGATGAACTAAATGTGTGGCTAGCTAACATGATTTGGCCTACGCTTCgaataaaataaatacgtaGGCAGCGTAGGGCAAAGCACATTCAAAGAAACAGTGACGTAATGATAAACAGCGTAACTTGTGATTCACAAAGGCACTTACGCTGACAGTCACGTGCGTCTTGTTTACATGCGCAAGTGTTAGGGACGTTTTAATGAATGAGTAAAAGgttttagtaaaaaataaaaggttttacTGGTTTATAAATATGACATtgctaacactttacaataaggtgctatttgttagcaGTAGTGAATGGATTAGGTAACATGAGCTAACagtgaacaatttagtttttcagtatTATTAATCCtggttaatgttagttcatgtcaatacagttcaATACAATTCATGTTAATTCGTGGTGCATTTACTCATGTTAAcggtgacaacgtttgattttaataatgtattagtaaatgctgaaattaacatgaactaacattaataaatgctgtattagtaCCATTGTTAGTtaattttagctaatgcattaactaattgttaacaaatagcaccttattgtaaagttttaccatgacattttattgtagtcaatctgaagtttaaaatgaatgtcCAAAGTTtaaatttagatatatttacatAGAACCCCCGTATTAAAATCCTGGTAATTTTGGCTTTTAATCGCACTCTTACCTAAATTTAACATGGTTTTAATACAGCTATTAAggtatttttaacaaaaccatAATTTACCATTGTCTTACTACAACTAACAATACTActctgtagtaaaactatggtactGCAAATTTGGTTTACACTTTTGCTATCAAAAAACCATAGTTTATTTTCCTTTACACTTGCCAAAGttactgtattttattatttaaattactcCTAGCATATGTACAGTGGGTTTGAGAGCTTGGTGTATTTCAGCTGACTAATATGTCAGTTGTTACACTTCTTGTATGTatgtaaaattgtatttactttattctgAAAAGAACAGTTAACAATCAATCTCCTATTCATTCATCACCAATTGTTTCAGATGTCCTTCAATTTCTCTGAAGGACAGAGTGAGGGTGTCACACAACTGGAGCCATGGAGTCTGTCGTACAGAAGTTCTTTTAAAATGGAAGATTAAGTGagttaaatcatattttatgtTCATTAATACCCTGAACCCTGGTCAGATAAAACCTGCAATGACAGGATGCAAAAATAACCTGAATCCTACACAAACTGTCTTCCCATACAGATAAGGAATGTTGTGCATGCCAGTAAAACAATCTTGTAAAGAGTGTGAAGGAAAATTCCAAAGATTATTGGAATATATCATTCTTTAATTTTTCAACCcccaaatacatattttttataatgtattCCCTGACTTGGGGAGTGTCAGTGACCTTGCCAATATGGACAAGacattattgtgtgattttttttattagccCTCTCGTCACCTTAAGCCCCAAGATACAGATTGAACTACAGTAATAACCTGTGTAGGAGTAATTTCCATTCCTTGATTGTTCGCCTACAGCCTGTTGCCATGGATACAGCTGGACTGCGATGTGCTGTATCTCTCTCAGGCAGCAAACATCAGTGCGTATCATCTGAGAGCTCGAGGGGGAAAGTTGCAGAATAATCGAGTGGCCCTGTTCACGGGACACCAAGAAGATGTGTGCAGATTCGTTCTGACAGACACACACCTTATCAGTGCAGGAGGGTAAATTATTTTTCTCTGTTTACAGTCTTTCATTTTGATAGTTTTTCATACTTCTTTATATGTCACACTATGGCTTCATTTTTTTTCCAGTGATGGTAAAATAATCGTTCATGACAGAGGAAGTGAATACTCTATTGCGTATAATGGTCACAAACAGGAGGTGAACTGTATTGACTCAAAAGGGGGTGTAATAGTCAGTGGGTCTAGAGACAGGACTGCAAAGGTGAGCTTGTGAACTGTATTTATTGTCTATACTCTTACATGTATAGCCACCCCAATAAACAAGCATGCTTCTCCCCAAACACTCCATTGGCCTCTTTCCACTCTCTGTGTGGCATTGAGCAGATTTTAGCCTGTAGGTACTTTACAGGAAGCGATTCAACCGTGGGAAATAAATCTGTGAGTGATCATACAGATCATCCCCctatcttaaaggaacagttcacccaaaaatgaaaattctgtcttcatttattcaccctcaagttgttccaaactggtggccaaaaactgtttggttacaagcattctttcaaatatctttctctgtgtttatcagaacaaagaaatttgcacagatttggaacaagtccagggtgagtaaatgatgacccaATTTATATTTtctggtgaactgtccctttaaatgatcaCCTCTGAATTTGGACCCTGTCCAATTCAATCACTGTAACTCAatgtaagttacatttatatttaaggaTGTCTTTATACGGCCataaattcaattttacctTATACCCATTTGTAAAGTGATCCTGTGCTACTGCTTGGTGGGTCTATTTGGTATGATGTCATAGTTAATAGATCCCATCAATCTAGCAGTGCTGGACAGTATTGAAGTTTTAATTGTAATCCTCACTAATTTGTGTAAGGGGGATCTGCCAAGGGGGTAAACAATAAACAgtgacaccgtgtctacaccggacgcaatgcaacaaaagacaataaaacgcattagaacacattataattttacattttgtccgacaatcccattagaacaagccatgtGTCATGTCGCGTCGCACCGGTCgtgtccagtgtagacacggttGAAGTacttaataaagtattttaaaaaatcaagcaTTATGCAgtttgtgtgtaaatgttttcatattttactATAAAACTAGATGAAAATTCTGATCAATAACATTTCTAAGCATTGTGTTAGTACTAAAATAACTTTGATAAAAGCATACAACAGTAAGCAAATTGCATTAAAATGGTTGCATACAATATGcttattttttcttcattttagaTTTGGTCACTGACATCAGATCGACTCAGAGAGTGCTTGCACACAATTCCCACGTATGATCGAGTGTGGTCAGTAGCCATCAGCCCATCTCTAAGGTAAATCTGCATCCATTACTTTTCTCTGACTAGTATGTAGTTAAGAGTCATAGTAATGTCTACAACACAGCAAATATATTTCCCGTTTTACCCACGGTGCCATTCCTGTTGTGGTCACTCGTCTCACTTCATACTCGCTGGTTTTCTCAATTCTTCTGTCCATATGAATCACCAGCAGACCTGAACATCAACCTTTGCTTTCATCGAAGAGAACTTGAGATCTTTCAAATAATTAATGTATCATTGGGTTTGAAGGAGAGGGGTGGGGGTGGCGGCAGCATTACGGCTTGTGTGAGGTGAAGTGGTCATAGACAGGGTAACCCAAAGCAGGTGGCCAGACCCTTTTTTAATACATACTCTTCAATTTATTGCCATGCCATTGCTTTGAAGTCAATTAGTTCACACCTCTGAAATGCAGATGGAGAAGAATGTGATCCCAGCCCCTAAAGACATGAAAGAAGAATTGTGCCTCCTCATGGTTTGGAACAAGCCTctttttaaacacttaaattGTGTAGTTGGACCTGGATCATACTGCATACAGTTTTTCTCATTTCTCTCAGTGCTCATaaggaaaaaagtcatacaggtttagaacaacacgGGTGAATATGAATAATGACAGATtcttcatttctgggtgaactatcccttagaATTGTTTCAGTCTACAACTGGTTAACCGCGTCTCCCCCAGTACATCTGGGAAAATTTCCTGATGTGATGAGCTGTTTAAACAAGTGTAGGATGGAGCAAGACAGgcggagagggagagagggaaaaaCGTGCAGGATGTTATAGCAGAGCGTGGTTTAAGTTCGCTGCTGCTGTCTTTGATTGCCGGAGCATGTATACTCCCACACACTTAATGACACACAGATACATGAAGCTGTAACATTAGCACAGAGTCTCCACCTGCCCCTGATCTGTCAAACGCACCTTTACAGTGCTGGCGAACGAATGGAAACACAGTGTGCCGGGAGACGCTAAAGGACACTGGCTGGCTCGGCCTTGTTCTAATCGTCTCATCTTTTGTCACGACATGGCTCGAGCGTAGCGGAAGAAAGCTGCCGCTGCCTGAGCAGATGCAATGGTTCAACGCAGTTTTAGCCACTCAGCCGAGGTATTAATCCCCGCTGCACGTCTCCACGGCCAAGAATTTAGATTTCAAAATAAGAGACGATTATCCACGTCATTAATTCTCCAATTTGATGGCTGAAATAGCAGGCCTCCGAAACAGACTGCTGCACCCAGATAATGGACCGCACTTCTTTACACTTATCGGCTATGGAAGAAGTTAATGAAATTGCCTTGAAATAGAGGCGTCAACTTAACTATAAACagagttttaaaatgtatcattCTGTGGTTTGTTGGCCGCGCGAAAGCGAAATTAAAGCGCAAAAACAACCATTGAGAGAGAATTTCCACTTCGTCGACCACTGTGATTTTGAAATAACTTCAGAGTGGGATACCGCTTTGTttttactactactactaaaagGAGTTTACCTGTTGAAAAGCTTTTCAACTGTTTCGGAGGATTAAGCTTTCCTACTTTGCACCAATCAGAATTGCGAAAGATAGACGTAGAGGTTTGAAAGTGAGGATTTCTTCATAATGATGGCGCTGTGTGTTTTAATTTGGAAACCTGAAGGCAGGGATGGGAACCCCTTGTATTGCAAATGTAATTGTTCCAACGTCACGCTTGAGGTATCTAAAGGGCGAGGAGTATGAGAGGAGACGCTGCAGTGAGCAGGAGAAGGGGTGGAGGACAAAGAACAGAGAGGAAGATGTCGGGAGAGTGTGCATATTGGTCGCCTCTGACACTCAGGTGTTAGGGGTTGTATTGTTTCAAACCAAAGCAAAATCACACTtttgtataaaacaaaagaaccaTGGAAGAAAATATAGGCTTTTTGATTTTCCCGCAGCCATTTGACTTTCTGAATTCTGACTCTATTTACTTTAACTCATTCGATTCTTGATGTCGAGTGtcgattgttcacccaaaactatttgttccaaaaatgttgttcttaaagggatagttcacccaaacattaaCATTCTGtaatcgtttactcacctttgatttgttccaaatctgcataaatttctttgttctgatgaacccagagaaagatatttggaagaatgcttataaccaaacagttcttggaccccattgactaccatagtatgaaaagGTTTTACACAAAATCGCTTTAGTATTGCAGTGGTTGTTCAGATGACTTTTGTGCTATATTCCAAGATTTAAGTCTGTTGTGCACACAAAACCATCATAAGACATCACAAGACTCAGATGCTGTCTACACGTTTTCAAAACGCTCTTCGTCCACACTAGCGTTTCAAGTGTTTCCCAAAGGCtgcccatccacactgaaaTGTCTGAAAACGCTTACATCCATATACTGCGCATGAGTAAAACCTATGACACGTCagcatgtgtcatttctgtcaggcATTATTTACTTTCTGCCTTATTATGTTGTGGCAATATGGAGCAAAGACACAGGAAACTTAGATGTTGCTGCGGGTAACATAACACAAGACTATAAAGCtgcaaaagtgaaagtgaaacttAACTCACGCTCCGCTGCCAAACAATAACTGCGAGTAACTAAATGTTCTgtctcctaaaatgcaatctaaagtatGCATGAACTGACATTAATGCTATCAAACAACTGAGTCACATGATGAAAAACGTGTCATGGTTTTAAACCCTGCCGTTTTCCTCATCCACACTACAATGCGAAAATGGCGTTTTCAAATGTATCCACTTTTGAGTGCATTTTCAAAAAGCTCAGTTTTCGTTGACAGAAACACTGTGCCAGTGTGGACTAAAGGCCAAAACGGAAAGAAAAATATGCGTTTTCAAACGAAAACGCATTAGTGTGGACCAGGGGCGGTTTTAAGGTGGGTGGACATCCGGGGCTTAGGCCAGAGACCCCCAAATATGTGTTCGAATATAGTGGCGTAGCAAGATCAGGTCCGGGCCCATATGCAAAAACTTTtaggcagcggctatttgcactaagtttaaatagcagtaggttctgtttacactaagtgaaaatagcacttcttagcgatatgctatttacactacctgaaaatagctgtattttctttggattaagtagaaatagtagttagatgttATTGGTACTTagaaatagtggcagataaagTTACTCTTTgtacctcagtattgttgtgcattaaacattatgtaataataacagagtgtaaatcattatatttattaaaattactaAAATGATGGCAATGTATTGAGATGataaagccctacacctacccctatCCTTAcgctaaactttatgaataaaaatgaattttaagttaACAAAtggcctttatgatctgtaatgtgatagaaaaaggtaaaagagaGTTTTCAGCGCTAGGTGGATTCGAACCCCGGTCTCCAGTGCCAAGCTATACAGACTTTCCTCCTTACGCTGTTTGAAATGCCGTCGTTCTTACACGTTCTCTTTTCCAATCACACATTGGTGGGCAAAGCTAttgcaaatagtctctgccaacaaggcgggaTATTTGTACTTGGTGTAATAGACATTCCGAAACTTTAAACAATCCACCTCCGTCTGTTCGCGACCGCATTGCGCATTACTGGACATCGGTTGTTTACTcaggtttgttatttaaagagcaggtttcaaggtttttgtaagtgtcctaatgttgtattagagtccccaacaacatgttcaaatgcatcaaaggtaaaaaaaacagtgctattttcttaaaataagtatttagtatctatccatttctcaaagatccctaaacgattcctccgaagctgttcaaatgttccgcttctctaagctcctccctaccgcgagtccagtgtgctccgattggccaactggaccaatcagttgtgattggtctttcttcatatACTACGTGTCAGAAACAAAATGCCCATTATgacagttcttatctcaggaaggtttttgtaaacaaagacgctgtgtgtaaaaatggcatcagtattaccatatcacaagtttttatcttcataaacttatcttcataaaccattcagactattgttttctgttgatcttttttcgtcatagctgtgggagaacaacaacggctctatccaaaagttgatcattactttgattatacagagaaaagtaactgagcaagttagcgagagcttccaaagataatacacacacctttacataataaaatgatatagtgctgcagtccgtttttaaaataatgacaagcaaaccgttttgtttgaaggggatcgtgaccacagctaaactttgcacacttgacaaaaccataatgtgagacacgttagcaaagtgctaccgtgactaaacgataaagggatacagtttgtacaatactacgacatgtagaacgacaacagtctacaataaccgccacattattaggtaagagttggattattaaaactgtaacactcttaacttatacgttgtttacctggaaacctacagctgtactaaatatacaacacggattagcacaattactttaacgtatattgtaagccctcaatttaacatgtacacataacgtatttatcatacttacagcttgtggttctgagacgcttgttagtccaaataaagttggtattgacttatctttaagggtctagcggctggcaaatcccgcgttgaactcgccaaaatttgagaagcagtcgtcggtaaaatgacgagcacattacacaaggttggaattgtactgcagtggtatcgtggggaaaaaaatgtaaccactgatccttcacatcgtcatcctttgacagcgaaaacaaagtacatttgcgttcacagcacaaaacacagcgtcccctcgacatgttgtatacagaacattacctgaagtgctagtgggcaggtcagagtgttcctgtttcgcgggaaggcggggattgtgctgatgcattatactgtgacgtatcgatgttacactcaaaagagtcgaaagcctaacgatttgtttgggcggttcggagtcgactccttactttggaagccaatatcttaatttatcatggactttttggaataacaactttgcagatcgtcaaaattgaaggaaagctacgttacacactgaaatgccggtaattttatgagattcatgaaacctgctctttaaatgttaatgcgCGTCAATCGCGCTCAAATAGAAATAGTAATGGCAGATCCCAAGGGAGTGCAAACTCCCAAGTGCCAGAAAGAGGGAAAAAGCGATGCAGCCAGAGTTTTGCACTTGTTTTTACACGTAACATGTGAACGGCcctaacatttctatgataaaacagttatcaaacattaaacatttagctacttATATCGCGCAT comes from the Triplophysa rosa linkage group LG9, Trosa_1v2, whole genome shotgun sequence genome and includes:
- the fbxw4 gene encoding F-box/WD repeat-containing protein 4, giving the protein MFLFSLPEDVLLLVLSYLDNRSLCRLSQACRRSYQFISRDAVWRRIAKGIINTGLTRQGIDLCPSISLKDRVRVSHNWSHGVCRTEVLLKWKINLLPWIQLDCDVLYLSQAANISAYHLRARGGKLQNNRVALFTGHQEDVCRFVLTDTHLISAGGDGKIIVHDRGSEYSIAYNGHKQEVNCIDSKGGVIVSGSRDRTAKIWSLTSDRLRECLHTIPTYDRVWSVAISPSLSNFVTGTACCENFAPLRIWDTERCHLVSCLGTEFRRGAGVLDIVYESPFQLLTCGYDTFIRYWDLRVCTRKCVMEWEEPHDSALYCIKTDKNHMIASGSSYYGVVRLWDKRQSRCLQTFQLAPTTSSPIYSLCFNTTHLYAAVASILYSLDFRTVK